A section of the Helicobacter jaachi genome encodes:
- the pseI gene encoding pseudaminic acid synthase, with product MKPLIIAELSANHNQSLQIAKDSIRAIAKSGAHGVKLQTYTPECLTLKSTNAHFQISGGTLWDKQYLYDLYKAAQTPWEWHKELFCLARELGLIIFSSPFSVEGVAFLESLQCPMYKVASFEVMHYELIKAIAKTKKPIILSTGVATHKEIKTALEICLKYNCRDITLLHCVSEYPARLEDTNLLCMPLLAKTYKKYGVKYGLSDHSLGTLCPIIATSLGASMIEKHFILDKSLGGVDSAFSMDKDEFKIMVEQVHNAGLALGSPKPHISKQTRHKRRQFARSIWVSKDIAKGEKFTHQNISVLRPNGGAHPKYLPQILGKRAKHALRAAQPLSLKDIK from the coding sequence ATGAAACCGCTTATCATCGCAGAATTAAGTGCTAATCACAATCAAAGTTTGCAAATAGCTAAAGATTCTATCCGCGCTATTGCTAAAAGTGGCGCGCATGGCGTGAAGCTGCAAACCTACACGCCAGAGTGCTTAACGCTTAAATCCACAAATGCGCATTTTCAAATTAGCGGCGGCACTTTGTGGGATAAGCAGTATTTATATGATTTATACAAAGCGGCGCAAACGCCTTGGGAGTGGCATAAGGAGCTTTTTTGCCTAGCAAGGGAATTAGGGCTTATTATTTTTAGTTCGCCTTTTTCTGTGGAGGGCGTGGCGTTTTTAGAATCCTTGCAATGCCCTATGTATAAGGTGGCAAGCTTTGAAGTTATGCACTATGAGTTAATTAAAGCCATTGCTAAGACTAAAAAGCCAATTATTCTATCCACAGGTGTTGCTACGCATAAGGAGATAAAAACAGCCCTTGAGATATGCCTAAAATATAATTGCCGCGATATTACGCTATTGCATTGTGTGAGTGAGTATCCCGCGCGTTTAGAGGATACAAATCTGCTCTGTATGCCCTTGCTTGCTAAAACTTATAAAAAATATGGCGTAAAATATGGCTTATCTGACCATAGTCTTGGCACATTGTGTCCTATTATTGCTACAAGTTTGGGTGCGAGTATGATAGAGAAGCATTTTATCCTTGATAAATCGCTAGGTGGGGTTGATAGTGCCTTTAGTATGGATAAAGATGAATTTAAAATTATGGTCGAGCAGGTGCATAATGCAGGCTTAGCGCTTGGCAGTCCAAAGCCCCATATTTCAAAGCAAACACGCCACAAAAGGCGGCAATTTGCCCGAAGCATTTGGGTGAGTAAAGATATAGCAAAGGGGGAGAAATTTACCCATCAAAATATTAGCGTGCTGCGCCCAAATGGCGGCGCACACCCCAAATATCTGCCGCAGATTCTAGGTAAAAGGGCAAAGCATGCTTTGCGTGCTGCGCAGCCACTAAGCTTAAAGGATATTAAATAG